In Primulina huaijiensis isolate GDHJ02 chromosome 4, ASM1229523v2, whole genome shotgun sequence, the DNA window NNNNNNNNNNNNNNNNNNNNNNNNNNNNNNNNNNNNNNNNNNNNNNNNNNNNNNNNNNNNNNNNNNNNNNNNNNNNNNNNNNNNNNNNNNNNNNNNNNNNNNNNNNNNNNNNNNNNNNNNNNNNNNNNNNNNNNNNNNNNNNNNNNNNNNNNNNNNNNNNNNNNNNNNNNNNNNNNNNNNNNNNNNNNNNNNNNNNNNNNNNNNNNNNNNNNNNNNNNNNNNNNNNNNNNNNNNNNNNNNNNNNNNNNNNNNNNNNNNNNNNNNNNNNNNNNNNNNNNNNNNNNNNNNNNNNNNNNNNNNNNNNNNNNNNNNNNNNNNNNNNNNNNNNNNNNNNNNNNNNNNNNNNNNNNNNNNNNNNNNNNNNNNNNNNNNNNNNNNNNNNNNNNNNNNNNNNNNNNNNNNNNNNNNNNNNNNNNNNNNNNNNNNNNNNNNNNNNNNNNNNNNNNNNNNNNNNNNNNNNNNNNNNNNNNNNNNNNNNNNNNNNNNNNNNNNNNNNNNNNNNNNNNNNNNNNNNNNNNNNNNNNNNNNNNNNNNNNNNNNNNNNNNNNNNNNNNNNNNNNNNNNNNNNNNNNNNNNNNNNNNNNNNNNNNNNNNNNNNNNNNNNNNNNNNNNNNNNNNNNNNNNNNNNNNNNNNNNNNNNNNNNNNNNNNNNNNNNNNNNNNNNNNNNNNNNNNNNNNNNNNNNNNNNNNNNNNNNNNNNNNNNNNNNNNNNNNNNNNNNNNNNNNNNNNNNNNNNNNNNNNNNNNNNNNNNNNNNNNNNNNNNNNNNNNNNNNNNNNNNNNNNNNNNNNNNNNNNNNNNNNNNNNNNNNNNNNNNNNNNNNNNNNNNNNNNNNNNNNNNNNNNNNNNNNNNNNNNNNNNNNNNNNNNNNNNNNNNNNNNNNNNNNNNNNNNNNNNNNNNNNNNNNNNNNNNNNNNNNNNNNNNNNNNNNNNNNNNNNNNNNNNNNNNNNNNNNNNNNNNNNNNNNNNNNNNNNNNNNNNNNNNNNNNNNNNNNNNNNNNNNNNNNNNNNNNNNNNNNNNNNNNNNNNNNNNNNNNNNNNNNNNNNNNNNNNNNNNNNNNNNNNNNNNNNNNNNNNNNNNNNNNNNNNNNNNNNNNNNNNNNNNNNNNNNNNNNNNNNNNNNNNNNNNNNNNNNNNNNNNNNNNNNNNNNNNNNNNNNNNNNNNNNNNNNNNNNNNNNNNNNNNNNNNNNNNNNNNNNNNNNNNNNNNNNNNNNNNNNNNNNNNNNNNNNNNNNNNNNNNNNNNNNNNNNNNNNNNNNNNNNNNNNNNNNNNNNNNNNNNNNNNNNNNNNNNNNNNNNNNNNNNNNNNNNNNNNNNNNNNNNNNNNNNNNNNNNNNNNNNNNNNNNNNNNNNNNNNNNNNNNNNNNNNNNNNNNNNNNNNNNNNNNNNNNNNNNNNNNNNNNNNNNNNNNNNNNNNNNNNNNNNNNNNNNNNNNNNNNNNNNNNNNNNNNNNNNNNNNNNNNNNNNNNNNNNNNNNNNNNNNNNNNNNNNNNNNNNNNNNNNNNNNNNNNNNNNNNNNNNNNNNNNNNNNNNNNNNNNNNNNNNNNNNNNNNNNNNNNNNNNNNNNNNNNNNNNNNNNNNNNNNNNNNNNNNNNNNNNNNNNNNNNNNNcaaagtgacaacaagtttttggcgccgttgccggggaagtataatttaatttcaagtctatttaattttgtttatagtttatttttctttatttgaatttttattgcttttgtgtgtttttattcttttgcatttgtatttgcatgagcatttggtcacgtacacttagtggtcgactcattcgaaataaccctttatttttacaaaacatggcagaagaacccatccaagaaaatgaagatgaaattcaatctcaacatgatcatgatagacgaagaaaaATTatagatcacatgaatcctacacgtactagtgcaccttcatgNNNNNNNNNNNNNNNNNNNNNNNNNNNNNNNNNNNNNNNNNNNNNNNNNNNNNNNNNNNNNNNNNNNNNNNNNNNNNNNNNNNNNNNNNNNNNNNNNNNNctttgagttcataatatttctctctatatttttcctttatttatttatttaattacaattagcatgttaattttatattcaaagttttacactttgaataatgaatagctaacttcctaaagttgagatgataaggtgaaactcttggcatgataataaggttattaaaaggtaagaatctatgtttatattatttaatcattatttattgtttatgttatatttatttatttaagcatttttataccctacttataagtgggagttttgatttattgttgctatatgttacactaaattcttggaaccctttaaatgttagtttggtattaccaaccatttaaagtggatgccttgatttattatatataaatatattataatattaaattcttggaactatttaaatgttagtttggttttaccaaccatttaacttggattccttgatttattatatatgaatatatcgtagtattaatttattggtaccatttaaatgtttgtttgcttttaccaaccatttaaagtgggaaccttgatttagtgtttacaaatatatatagcacaataaatccTTGAccatatttataagttttggtatatattatatacttataagataataatttataacataatataaatatgattatttaatttattggaaccattttattaagtggatttcaatattgttcgttaatgttaactttattaaaataccaagagtggatcttttaatctcaactacttaaattaaaatttgaacaattaaaatttacccattaaagattcaaacaattaaaattaaaaagaaacaaaaacaaaaNNNNNNNNNNNNNNNNNNNNNNNNNNNNNNNNNNNNNNNNNNNNNNNNNNNNNNNNNNNNNNNNNNNNNNNNNNNNNNNNNNNNNNNNNNNNNNNNNNNNNNNNNNNNNNNNNNNNNNNNNNNNNNNNNNNNNNNNNNNNNNNNNNNNNNNNNNNNNNNNNNNNNNNNNNNNNNNNNNNNNNNNNNNNNNNNNNNNNNNNNNNNNNNNNNNNNNNNNNNNNNNNNNNNNNNNNNNNNNNNNNNNNNNNNNNNNNNNNNNNNNNNNNNNNNNNNNNNNNNNNNNNNNNNNNNNNNNNNNNNNNNNNNNNNNNNNNNNNNNNNNNNNNNNNNNNNNNNNNNNNNNNNNNNNNNNNNNNNNNNNNNNNNNNNNNNNNNNNNNNNNNNNNNNNNNNNNNNNNNNNNNNNNNNNNNNNNNNNNNNNNNNNNNNNNNNNNNNNNNNNNNNNNNNNNNNNNNNNNNNNNNNNNNNNNNNNNNNNNNNNNNNNNNNNNNNNNNNNNNNNNNNNNNNNNNNNNNNNNNNNNNNNNNNNNNNNNNNNNNNNNNNNNNNNNNNNNNNNNNNNNNNNNNNNNNNNNNNNNNNNNNNNNNNNNNNNNNNNNNNNNNNNNNNNNNNNNNNNNNNNNNNNNNNNNNNNNNNNNNNNNNNNNNNNNNNNNNNNNNNNNNNNNNNNNNNNNNNNNNNNNNNNNNNNNNNNNNNNNNNNNNNNNNNNNNNNNNNNNNNNNNNNNNNNNNNNNNNNNNNNNNNNNNNNNNNNNNNNNNNNNNNNNNNNNNNNNNNNNNNNNNNNNNNNNNNNNNNNNNNNNNNNNNNNNNNNNNNNNNNNNNNNNNNNNNNNNNNNNNNNNNNNNNNNNNNNNNNNNNNNNNNNNNNNNNNNNNNNNNNNNNNNNNNNNNNNNNNNNNNNNNNNNNNNNNNNNNNNNNNNNNNNNNNNNNNNNNNNNNNNNNNNNNNNNNNNNNNNNNNNNNNNNNNNNNNNNNNNNNNNNNNNNNNNNNNNNNNNNNNNNNNNNNNNNNNNNNNNNNNNNNNNNNNNNNNNNNNNNNNNNNNNNNNNNNNNNNNNNNNNNNNNNNNNNNNNNNNNNNNNNNNNNNNNNNNNNNNNNNNNNNNNNNNNNNNNNNNNNNNNNNNNNNNNNNNNNNNNNNNNNNNNNNNNNNNNNNNNNNNNNNNNNNNNNNNNNNNNNNNNNNNNNNNNNNNNNNNNNNNNNNNNNNNNNNNNNNNNNNNNNNNNNNNNNNNNNNNNNNNNNNNNNNNNNNNNNNNNNNNNNNNNNNNNNNNNNNNNNNNNNNNNNNNNNNNNNNNNNNNNNNNNNNNNNNNNNNNNNNNNNNNNNNNNNNNNNNNNNNNNNNNNNNNNNNNNNNNNNNNNNNNNNNNNNNNNNNNNNNNNNNNNNNNNNNNNNNNNNNNNNNNNNNNNNNNNNNNNNNNNNNNNNNNNNNNNNNNNNNNNNNNNNNNNNNNNNNNNNNNNNNNNNNNNNNNNNNNNNNNNNNNNNNNNNNNNNNNNNNNNNNNNNNNNNNNNNNNNNNNNNNNNNNNNNNNNNNNNNNNNNNNNNNNNNNNNNNNNNNNNNNNNNNNNNNNNNNNNNNNNNNNNNNNNNNNNNNNNNNNNNNNNNNNNNNNNNNNNNNNNNNNNNNNNNNNNNNNNNNNNNNNNNNNNNNNNNNNNNNNNNNNNNNNNNNNNNNNNNNNNNNNNNNNNNNNNNNNNNNNNNNNNNNNNNNNNNNNNNNNNNNNNNNNNNNNNNNNNNNNNNNNNNNNNNNNNNNNNNNNNNNNNNNNNNNNNNNNNNNNNNNNNNNNNNNNNNNNNNNNNNNNNNNNNNNNNNNNNNNNNNNNNNNNNNNNNNNNNNNNNNNNNNNNNNNNNNNNNNNNNNNNNNNNNNNNNNNNNNNNNNNNNNNNNNNNNNNNNNNNNNNNNNNNNNNNNNNNNNNNNNNNNNNNNNNNNNNNNNNNNNNNNNNNNNNNNNNNNNNNNNNNNNNNNNNNNNNNNNNNNNNNNNNNNNNNNNNNNNNNNNNNNNNNNNNNNNNNNNNNNNNNNNNNNNNNNNNNNNNNNNNNNNNNNNNNNNNNNNNNNNNNNNNNNNNNNNNNNNNNNNNNNNNNNNNNNNNNNNNNNNNNNNNNNNNNNNNNNNNNNNNNNNNNNNNNNNNNNNNNNNNNNNNNNNNNNNNNNNNNNNNNNNNNNNNNNNNNNNNNNNNNNNNNNNNNNNNNNNNNNNNNNNNNNNNNNNNNNNNNNNNNNNNNNNNNNNNNNNNNNNNNNNNNNNNNNNNNNNNNNNNNNNNNNNNNNNNNNNNNNNNNNNNNNNNNNNNNNNNNNNNNNNNNNNNNNNNNNNNNNNNNNNNNNNNNNNNNNNNNNNNNNNNNNNNNNNNNNNNNNNNNNNNNNNNNNNNNNNNNNNNNNNNNNNNNNNNNNNNNNNNNNNNNNNNNNNNNNNNNNNNNNNNNNNNNNNNNNNNNNNNNNNNNNNNNNNNNNNNNNNNNNNNNNNNNNNNNNNNNNNNNNNNNNNNNNNNNNNNNNNNNNNNNNNNNNNNNNNNNNNNNNNNNNNNNNNNNNNNNNNNNNNNNNNNNNNNNNNNNNNNNNNNNNNNNNNNNNNNNNNNNNNNNNNNNNNNNNNNNNNNNNNNNNNNNNNNNNNNNNNNNNNNNNNNNNNNNNNNNNNNNNNNNNNNNNNNNNNNNNNNNNNNNNNNNNNNNNNNNNNNNNNNNNNNNNNNNNNNNNNNNNNNNNNNNNNNNNNNNNNNNNNNNNNNNNNNNNNNNNNNNNNNNNNNNNNNNNNNNNNNNNNNNNNNNNNNNNNNNNNNNNNNNNNNNNNNNNNNNNNNNNNNNNNNNNNNNNNNNNNNNNNNNNNNNNNNNNNNNNNNNNNNNNNNNNNNNNNNNNNNNNNNNNNNNNNNNNNNNNNNNNNNNNNNNNNNTGATAAATAAATGGATATGTTATGAAGAAGGGTTCTTCTCTCAACTTGAATTTGAACTGGAATAGTTCATTTTTCGTGCATTCAGCCAAACTTGGAAACAACTCAATAATTTTTGTACTCGAAATGCTATTCAGTTGATTTTGACTTATTGACACCTTAATTCTAGTTTCAAATAGTTGGCCACGAGTTTGCGATTAATTCTTGAATCCGAGATTCAATTGCAACACTTATCTGGTAAggattttaagtttcatttcgcTTACAAAGCACCAACATAATTCGgaccaattaaattttttttgttttacttttctgagtaaatatcttatgacataATCTCCCATATACATATTCGTGAGAATTTAGAATGAAAAGTAGTACTTTTCATATATAAATAAGTAGGAtttctatctcacaaaattgaccatGACGATTTTTCAAAagcttttgtgttttttttaaatattagtctTAACAAAATGAGAACAATATATTTCAATCCCTGGTCTATTTAAAGAAATTCAGGACGTCATAATGAATATGAGTCAAAACTAAAAACTAGAAACAAAATACAATGCCCAAACATTAGGGACAAAATCTGTCAAATCTAAATCCATGAAATACACCACAGATTGTACTATCCAATACACTAAGTTTATGGctcaaataacaaaaaaataaaaggcgGATATTACAAGAAAGTCCTAAATCAATCCTCGTCCCAGCAAGGACAAGATTGGCATTGGCTTTGAGCAGACACAATTGCAAGAAAAATCTAGTTTATTGCTCTTAGGTAACGTTACTCTACACACCTCGACCACGGCCCATGTTAGAGTAGCTGTATCCACCATAACCTCTTCCATGGTAAGAGCCACGGAATCGGCCGCCGCTACCACCACCACGACCAGGGCCACGACCACGACGTCCACCCTGATGCCTTGAAAATTCTCCAAACGTCTGCATCCGTGGCAATACATCAGGATATATTATGGACAAACTCAGATCAATAGTAAATGGCACATACCTCTGTATCTAACCTCATTTGTTCAGAATACCTAGTTCTTCCATGATTAGGGTCATTGCCAAGGGTGTCGCAGGAAAGGGTGTCGAAAAAGTCATCCTTGTTATAAACAGGCTGCAAGGAAAAATACattgaacttcaacatgaaatGGAAGTTCCATATGGAGCaataaattatggaagaaaCTAAATAATCACCTTGGGCTCAATTTTTGGCAATTCAGTACTATCCTCTTCCTGTAAATCATCATCATAACTTTCGCCTATGTTACCTTCCTTACCCTTTGATTGGGATTTATTACTTTTTCCCAGATTACCCCAAACTTTGTCCTTTTCGAATTTCTCATTCATTGccataaaatcaaaatcttctgtGAATTTTGTCACAGGACGTGAAGACTGCACAAAAATTCACTCCATAGGCACTCAGGCTAGAAAGAATGTACTTAAAATTCCATGAGACAGCTCGCCACAAAAATATAGTTGAATTGTATTTGAATCGTTCAGTGAAAAATTTATTAAGCAATAACTCAAGTCACTGGACAGTTCATATTTGACAAAGTCATTTGAAAACTAATCTCACCCACAACTGTTCTGATTCTAAAATCAGAAGAATGGGTACGGGTGTTTAGTTTGCCTTCTCCCTATTTGGCTTGTGTGACAGAAATTGATGTCAAATTATACCAAATGGTTTGGTACAATGAATGCCTCATAAGAGATCAAACAGCACAATTAAATTCTGACACAgtgataaaaaagaaaatgggTGCTCGTGCAGGAATTGCACATCAgaataatgatttaacaataaaaaaaaatgaggttTGAAAAGGAATAagagaaaatttattttaaaaaagccGAAGATCAGATTCTCAACAAAATTATGTTCTGATATAAGTGTGCATCTAAACACATAAAACAGATACAGGGCAAAGAAATGATACTCCAGTTATGGAGACCGACACAGAAGACAACCAATGCACAGATCAAACTTCAAAGCAATCAAATTTTTGGCAATAAATTTGCAGACAATGACATAGCACTTAAAGCTATATCTAAATATTATCCGTCATTAATAATCATATGGAAAATTTCAAGCACATAAACTTGCTGACAATGACATGGAACTTAAAGATATATGTAAATAATATCTGTCATTAATAATCACTGAAAATTCCAAGCAAATAAACCTTGAAAACGTATGTACCATCAAGAAAAAGAGCATTAGTTAAAAAACAATGGAATGGTTCTGACGCGGATAACAGGAGAAGACTTAGTGGCAGAATCATTAAGAGAACAAGGAAAATGGTATGTGAAATTAAAATGTAAACATTAAAACCTAGTGCCAGAATCATTAAGTGAACAAAGAAAATGGTATGTCATTAAAATGTAAACATTAGAACATAGTGAACTATGGTAGCTATCATATTGagattacaaaaatatataatagtaGAAATAGAACAATAAAGTTTTCGTATAAATAAAAGGTTGATTTAGTTTCCATTTGATCAATAGCGTAAATCAGTATTGTTTCATGGAGAAATCCATAACATGCAACACGGAATTCCTTACCCCATATCCTCTTCCTCCACGCCCTCTGTTGTTGTTACGCATGTGATAAGTAGCTCCATTTGGCTAAAAAGAGACGATATATACATCATCAGTTCTCCAACAAAGTAACAGAAAATTCACAAACTGTACCAACTACCAAGAGCTGCACTGTTGCATTGAAAATATAAGAGAATAGAGAACATAAAGGAAATAGTCATTTAACACTTCAACCAAACAATGGGACCTCGAAGACGAGTATATGCAAATATGATGGGACTTGGAAAGAACAACAAACCATGGAGCACCTGTCACCAATTGTAACATCTAGACAAAAAAATATCTATATCATTTTCACATGCATTCGTTATACAACTATTAGTTGGGTATGGACTTTATAGCGGGGAGCGTGCTAAGAAAATTATGGCCATAAATAATATGAGGAACGTTTGAGATGGGTTGCTCAAGCCTGAGGCCCTTCCCAGGTCGAAACATGCACCTTGGAAGGAGAAGATTAGGTTTAGGTCAACTACAATCTGATTCTCGAGTATGATTAACTAAGACATGTATAACCCGTATAAGCTACATATATTTCCATCAAGCTCAATCTGGTCATTCAATCACAAAATATTCATGGAAATATGTAATTTCAGGAAGGGTGGACGCCTATGGTTTATAATTCGTACCATTAATGTAAACAGATGAAGCCCCCAAAATAATGCAATCCAGAGGGTCATTGTAATACAATAACAAAAGTAAAAAAACCTTATGACCACGCGCATTTGGAGGTAACGGTAATAATGGGGGTTGAGAATCCATTGCTACGGGATTTGATAATTCAGACACTGGCTTTGGAGGCACTTGAACTACTTCCACATCCTTCTGAACAGTTTGTAAAGTTTGATGTGACACCGCAGTAGCTGGTCCAGATTGCAGCAGTTGCCCGGGAGTAACAAGTGATGGCATTCGCGTTTCAGAAAGAATAGAAACAGATGTACCAGCAATTGATGTTACAGGTTGAGATATGGCCAGCTGTTGCACAGATGTCAAACTAATTGTTGAACTAGGTTTGGTAGCAACTAAAGGTATACCAGCAATTTCAGGAGCTGGAGTAGAGAGTGGAGCTAAAGATGGTAAGTTAGAGTTTGGTGTTGAAGTAGAGATAGGGGATATGGAAGTTTTTCCTTGTAATGGTTTCATGGTTGGGTCGGATGCAAGCGACACAGGCTGCAGCGGAGGATTATTGAAAGACAAAGTTGAAGCAGGAAAGGGAGTAGAGGTTAAACTAGCTGAAGTTCCAGAGCTCGGACCCGAAGAAGAATGATAGTCAGATAATGGAGTAGAACCAGACAAGTTTGGTACCGGAATGGCTAAAGATGAGTTAAAATTTGGAAATTGCATCTGTTGCATGGAAGGAGGAATTGACAACCCAGGAGGTGGTCGAAGCAATGATTGCTGAGGTAATTGAGGAAGCCCACCAGGAGAGCCATAGAATCCTTGCCAATACGTTGGCATAGGTGGGGCACCATTATTTTCATTTGGAGAAGGGGACCAAGAATTCAAGTTCGCCACAGGATGATACAAAGGCATACCACTTTGGAAAGCTGACCCAGGGAGTCCTATTGGCGCAGGATGGGTAGCAGGATCTGACGATGGCCCAATTGGAGGCGGCAAACTTGTGGGTGTGGGTGTGGATGTTGGATGAGAATAGTGGGTCTGCACTAGCAAATAGACAAATTAAAATCACAATCCACGGCATAACATTATTACTGTGGTTAGGTGTTTCTTACCTGAATAATTGCAGGATCATTGTTCATGGTTGTTGTAGTTGGAACTGGTGGAGAGGATTTCACCTGTAAATCCTGAGGAAGACAGTAGCCATGGTCGAAATTTACGGTACTAAAAAACTACATGCAAAAATACAACACCTAGATACAAgcctaaaaaaacaaattaataatgcTCTTAAGTTTTAACAAAACCGATGAAGCTTATGAAACCGTGACAGTCGAAAGTTATACATAACGCCATCACAGCCAGATTGCAATGCAGCTCTTGTCAATATCATCCGTGCAATGCAATCCACCATGGCTTGCACAACTCCCACTTCCATATACCACAAAAAGAATAGGATAAAAGTAGAAAATACATAATTACATGTTAGGTTCATCAGCACAGACCCAACCTAAAAGTCTAAAACTATTCAAGTCATTGAGTGGTCGGGATTAATTATATCTTTATGTCCGACTTCTCTTGAATGAaagtaaaaaattcaaatatcacATACTAGGGGTAAAACTAAAACACTTAGTCAACATAAGTTAATGGGAAAATGTAGCAATTCAAGACAATCAACAAACCCATACATTTCCAATAAATACCTTAATATCACTTCCTCTAAACAGTATGTATTCATAAATTTTATCATTGGGAGGAACTTGCGGACCATCCCTTTTTCGTCCTTCTGTTCCAAATGATCTCACTGCCATATGATAATTGCAAAGCAATAGTTAGTTTTCAACCATGATTAACATTGCTCACAGTTCAAAGCCAATCAGTAGGATAACTAGTCGCTTTAGGCGTCAGTCAAAATCAAATACTTAACAACAAATAAGAGTATGCATTACAAACTTCAGATATTATTTTGGATCACCATGATGAACAAAAATGCAAAAATGTACAGTAAACTTAACACCTTGAAGTTTACCAAATCACTAAAATTTAAACAGGTCGCAAGGAATGAATGCTAAACCAAATTTAggctcaaatttaatttttcccaACAAATTTTCAACAACAGGAAAAAATATTTCCTACTCTGCCATGTCTATTTAACCAACATACTGACAAAATATAATAGAGTTCAAATCCTTTTAGATGGCATTTCAGATCATTAATACGATCCATTCATGATTGTTTGGGTAGGGCAATTTTCAAATCCCCCCACTTCGATATTAGTATATTTTTCTTAACCCAAATAAGGAATTTCAAATCCTCAATTATTCGAGCCATTTTAAATCCATTTATCAAATACAATGCTTCAACCCAAATGTAAACTTAACAAAAGAAATCAATAGctaaactgaattcaattataTGCCAATCAAATGCTCAAACAAAAAACAGAAACACAAGGAATGCATACAATAATTTTCTTTACAAGATTATTTTTATAGGAAACCAAatcatcaataatcaataaataattcaaaatgtATAACACCTATCGGAACTGAGAGTAGACTAAGCTATCAGAATATCTGCTTTCAAACATTGCAAATGCTAAACGAACGTATTAAATCTAATTCACATAAGGTATAAAAACACCTTTGGCCTTCGACCTACATCAAAAATATCGTTCACCATATTGTGTGGCCATAAAAATCAATTAGAAAAATACCAGACTTTAAAAAGTTACAAAAACGCCAC includes these proteins:
- the LOC140975311 gene encoding protein decapping 5-like, with translation MAAESSTAASSNRSAGGGATADSYVGSLISLTSKSEIRYEGVLYSINTEESSIGLRNVRSFGTEGRKRDGPQVPPNDKIYEYILFRGSDIKDLQVKSSPPVPTTTTMNNDPAIIQTHYSHPTSTPTPTSLPPPIGPSSDPATHPAPIGLPGSAFQSGMPLYHPVANLNSWSPSPNENNGAPPMPTYWQGFYGSPGGLPQLPQQSLLRPPPGLSIPPSMQQMQFPNFNSSLAIPVPNLSGSTPLSDYHSSSGPSSGTSASLTSTPFPASTLSFNNPPLQPVSLASDPTMKPLQGKTSISPISTSTPNSNLPSLAPLSTPAPEIAGIPLVATKPSSTISLTSVQQLAISQPVTSIAGTSVSILSETRMPSLVTPGQLLQSGPATAVSHQTLQTVQKDVEVVQVPPKPVSELSNPVAMDSQPPLLPLPPNARGHKPNGATYHMRNNNRGRGGRGYGSSRPVTKFTEDFDFMAMNEKFEKDKVWGNLGKSNKSQSKGKEGNIGESYDDDLQEEDSTELPKIEPKPVYNKDDFFDTLSCDTLGNDPNHGRTRYSEQMRLDTETFGEFSRHQGGRRGRGPGRGGGSGGRFRGSYHGRGYGGYSYSNMGRGRGV